The DNA window GTGATCGAGCGGGTCAGCGAGCCGTAGCAGAACTCCGAGCGGCCCTTGGATTCCTTCTTCTCGGTTCGCTCCGCCTTGATCGTGAGCTGGCCGTGGTGCACGGTGATGTCGATGTCCTTGGCCGGGTCGATGCCGGGCAGTTCGGCGTGCAGCAGGTAGTGGCCGTCCTCCAGCTCTTCCTCGAGCCGGATCAGGTGGCCGGAGCGCAGGCCCGCCCAGGACGGCATGCCGGTGCGCAGGTCCGACCAGAGATCGGACCAGTCCGGCAGCCAGGAGCGTGGTTGGTGACGGGCAGGGAGATCGTTCATGACCCCTCCTCGGTTTCGGTTTGCTGTTGACGTGCCATCGATCCTTGGACCACGCGCCGCCGACCGGTAGGGACCGAAGTCCCATGCACCGCCGCAATTCGGCCCGAACAGGCTGGCGCCCACTGTCTTCGGTCGGCCGGTAGACGGTCCCGGATCAGGCGAGCCATTCCAGTTCGTCGGCCGCCTCGTTCAGTGCGGCCGCCAGTTCGCGGGCCGCCGGCGCGTCCAGCGCGTCCAGGTGGCGGGTGTGCACGGTGATCCACCGCCGCGTCGAGCCGTCTTCCTCCTGCCGGCCGCAGATCTCCACGCGGGCCAGCCCTCCTCGGCGCATGGTGCCCTTGAAGTCGCGGAACCAGTTGCCGTCACGTTGCCAGCCGAACATGCGCACCGCCCCCGTGGGCGGGACCACCTGGTCCAACGGCGAGGCCGCGGTCTCGTTGTCGGCCGCCCACTGCCGCGCCATCTCCAGCAGCGTGTGCGGCTCGTCGTGTTCGAGGCGCTCCAGCTGGGCGATCTGCGCCGCGGTGAGCTGGTCGGCCACGTCGCGCCAAGTCTGCGTAGTGCTCTCAGATGCGGTCATAGTGTGCAGTGTGCGCAGCCGGACCGGCGAGCGACCAGGGTCGAAGGTCACGTTCTAGGTCCCGGTGCGCACACCGCCGGGCCGGTCAGCCGATCTCGGTGCGCAGCCCGTGGTGCCGCAGCTCCAGCTCACTGCTGATCCCGGTGAACAGGTCGCGCGCGTCGACCTCCAGGCCGCGCAGCTTGACCTCCAGCGCACCCGGCTTCTTGTCGACGACGACCTTGCCGGCGGGATCCATCGGGTACTCGTTCCGGGCTGCCGAGGCATCCTGCGGGCTCTCCGCCGCCAACCGGTACCCGTGGTTGTCGCGAAGTCTGTCGGCGACCGCGGTGACCAGTTCGCGTTCGAGCTCTCCGGCGTCGACCTGTGCTGGGATGGTCACGGTCATCCTGGTCACCCGGACCACGCTACTCTCGTCATCCGCGGCCCGGGGAATCCTGCCGCTGGTGGTCGCCCCGGTGTCGAACCGCGAACTCGCCGTCGTAGGCCCGCGGCAACGCTCCAAAATAACCCTGTGCCGTGACTTTTCGTCGCGGTCAGGGGCTCGCGGGCGTGGCCACGCGGCTCAGGTGTTCGATGAACCAGTCCCGGGCCAGCGCCGCGACCTGCTCGAGCGTGCCGGGTTCCTCGAAGAGGTGGGTGGCGCCGGGAACGACGGCGAGCTCGCAGACGCCGGGGATCATGGCCCGGGCGTGCCGATTGAGCTCCAGCACCACGTCATCACGCCCGCCGACGATCAGCAGCGTCGGGGCAAGGACCTCGGTCAGCGCGTCACCCGCCAGGTCCGGTCGCCCACCGCGGGACACCACCGCCGCCACGTTGACTCGGGGATCGGCGGCGGCGACCAGGGCCGCGCCCGCACCGGTGCTAGCGCCGAAGTAGCCGACCGGCAGCGGCGCGGTGTCGGGCTGGCCGGCCAGCCAGCCGGTCACGTCGACCAGGCGGCGTGCCAGCAGCCCGATGTCGAACACGTTGGCGCGATTGCGTTCCTCCTCGGCGGTGAGCAGGTCGAACAGCAGGGTCGCGAGGCCCGCCGCGTTCAAGACCTCCGCCACGTAGCGGTTGCGCGGGCTGTGGCGGCTGCTGCCGCTGCCGTGGGCGAACACCACGACGCCGACCGGCCGCTCCGGGACCGTCAGGTGCCCGGCCACCGACACCGGGCCGGCGCTCACCCGCACCTCCTCGTCGCGTATGGGCGGGTCGTCGGCGGCGCCGACCGTGGGCTCGCGGAAGCCTTCCCGGGCACGGTCGAGCAGGGCGACCACCTCGTCGTCGGAGGTCTGCGTGAAGTTGCAGTAACCCTGGCCGACCGCGTAGAAGAACTCCGGGGTGTGCAGGCAGATCACGTCGTCGGCGTATCCGGAGAATCTGGCGAAGATGTCGCGCCCGCCGATCGGCACAGCCAGGACCACACGGTTCGCGCCCTGGGCGCGCGCCACCTCGCAGGCGGCCTTGGCGGTGGCGCCGGTCGCGACGCCGTCGTCGACGATCACCGCGATCCGCCCGGCCACCGGGATGCGTGCGTGGCCGCGCCGGAAGCGTTCCGAGCGGCGCTCCAGCTCGGTGCGTTGCCGCGCCTCGACTGCGGCCATCTCGTCCTCGGAGAGGTCGGCTTCGTCCACCACGGCGTCGTTGATCACCCGGATGCCGCCCTCGCCGATGGCGCCGAAGGCCAGCTCGGGCTGATACGGCACCCCCAGCTTGCGCACCACCAGCACGTCCAGGGGCGCGTTGAGCGCCCGGGCGACCTCGAAGGCCACCGGCACCCCACCGCGCGGCAGCCCCAGCACGACAATGTCCTGGCCGCGCAACGGTTCCAGGCGTTCGGCCAGGTGTCTCCCGGCGTCGACGCGATCGTCGAACAGCCGCATACCACCGCGCAACGTGCCCAGCCGCCCGCTCGGCAAACTTTCGTCCATGCATCGAGTCTGTCGCGGCGGGTCGGCGCACCGAAGGGCCGTTAGGCCCCACTTTTTTGGGCGCTTCCGGGTTTTCTGTGGGTCTGGTCTGGGCGTGATGGGCGCAGGGCGGCAGGATGTGCTGTGTGC is part of the Mycobacterium sp. HUMS_12744610 genome and encodes:
- a CDS encoding Hsp20/alpha crystallin family protein, giving the protein MNDLPARHQPRSWLPDWSDLWSDLRTGMPSWAGLRSGHLIRLEEELEDGHYLLHAELPGIDPAKDIDITVHHGQLTIKAERTEKKESKGRSEFCYGSLTRSITLPAGADEEAIKATYDKGILTVDVAVPEQKAAASAEKHITVQAG
- a CDS encoding phosphoribosyltransferase family protein → MRLFDDRVDAGRHLAERLEPLRGQDIVVLGLPRGGVPVAFEVARALNAPLDVLVVRKLGVPYQPELAFGAIGEGGIRVINDAVVDEADLSEDEMAAVEARQRTELERRSERFRRGHARIPVAGRIAVIVDDGVATGATAKAACEVARAQGANRVVLAVPIGGRDIFARFSGYADDVICLHTPEFFYAVGQGYCNFTQTSDDEVVALLDRAREGFREPTVGAADDPPIRDEEVRVSAGPVSVAGHLTVPERPVGVVVFAHGSGSSRHSPRNRYVAEVLNAAGLATLLFDLLTAEEERNRANVFDIGLLARRLVDVTGWLAGQPDTAPLPVGYFGASTGAGAALVAAADPRVNVAAVVSRGGRPDLAGDALTEVLAPTLLIVGGRDDVVLELNRHARAMIPGVCELAVVPGATHLFEEPGTLEQVAALARDWFIEHLSRVATPASP